One genomic region from Procambarus clarkii isolate CNS0578487 chromosome 85, FALCON_Pclarkii_2.0, whole genome shotgun sequence encodes:
- the LOC138358719 gene encoding uncharacterized protein, producing MEQGTEQGKKQGKKQRKEQRKKQRKKQRKEQGKEQEKEQRTEQGTEQGKEQGKKQQKKQRKKQQKKQRKKQGKEQGKEQRKEQGHLEGKAKISIHATGRLYQRATGRLNQRATGRLYQRATGRLYQRATGRLYQRATGRLYQRATGRLNQRATRRLNQRATGRLYQRATGRLYQRATGRLNQRATRRLNQRATGRLY from the coding sequence ATGGAACAGGGGACGGAACAGGGGAAGAAGCAGGGGAAGAAACAGAGGAAGGAACAGAGGAAGAAACAGCGGAAGAAACAGAGGAAGGAACAGGGGAAGGAACAGGAGAAGGAACAGAGGACGGAACAGGGCACGGAACAAGGGAAGGAACAGGGGAAGAAACAGCAGAAGAAACAGAGGAAGAAACAGCAGAAGAAACAGAGGAAGAAACAGGGGAAGGAACAGGGAAAGGAACAGAGAAAGGAACAGGGGCACTTGGAAGGCAAGGCTAAAATATCAATACATGCTACTGGAAGGTTGTACCAGCGTGCTACTGGAAGGTTGAACCAGCGTGCTACTGGAAGGCTGTACCAGCGTGCTACTGGAAGGCTGTACCAGCGTGCTACTGGAAGGCTGTACCAGCGTGCTACTGGAAGGCTGTACCAGCGTGCTACTGGAAGGTTGAACCAGCGTGCTACTAGAAGGTTGAACCAGCGTGCTACTGGAAGGCTGTACCAGCGTGCTACTGGAAGGCTGTACCAGCGTGCTACTGGAAGGTTGAACCAGCGTGCTACTAGAAGGTTGAACCAGCGTGCTACTGGAAGGCTGTACTAG